A part of Lacinutrix sp. 5H-3-7-4 genomic DNA contains:
- a CDS encoding metallophosphoesterase, with amino-acid sequence MTKNNIILTIIIFLFISSCATYKSKYRDENDKNATLPNKEINRKFYLIGDAGKSPMNGMSLGLQAFKNHISNKATKKDVAVFLGDNIYPDGLPAKDEKGRAEGENALNAQVKALEGFKGDVVFIPGNHDWYADGVKGVKREEKYIEKALGKNTFQPENGCPLESIDISEKIQLIVVDTQWYLENWNDTPTINDECEIKTRDRFFEELEGELKKAQGKRIVFAMHHPMYTNAIHGGQYAARKHLFPTQSNVPLPILASLLAQVRTQGGVSIQDRYNERYNELMNRIETMALEYDNIVFASGHEHTMQYIENNGIRQIVSGSGSKASFAGLSNNGLFSSGEQGFAELTFFKDGSAWVGIYLQEEGKPKLVFQREVMPKNKDVFDIETLEDTFPQTVDASIYTKEETEKSGVYKTLLGDRYRKVYSTNIKAQVATLDTLYGGLEIVRAGGGHQTKSLRLKTKDGKELNMRALRKSATQYLQAVLFKETYIQDEFEKTTVEDLILDFYTAAHPYASFAIPELSDAAQVYHTNPKLYFIPKHKHLGDYNAEYGGELYMIEERPEENYTNERNFGYADDIESTHDIIEKVREDEKYKIDENAYIRARLFDMLIGDWDRHQDQWRWAQFDQENGDKLFRPIPRDRDQVFSNFDGALLDIMKFLSGSTKQLQVYDAELKDIKWMNSAGIKLDKVLIQNSDKEAWMKQAKFLQENITDDVITKAFKRIPKEVRDESITEIQGFLKGRRQNLLDIAERYYNYLNELVIITGTDKDDFFEITRTGNKETNVKISRIIDGEKGEVLIDRTFNRDITKELWIYGLDDDDVFEVSGKANNLIYTRIIGGQNNDIYRIKNGRRVKVYDHKSKPNTIEENKGAVIKLSDIYNHNLFDFNKNIVNTSTLIPNVGFNPDDGVLIGLSTVFTKKGFQRNPFSQQHRFKLGYFFATSGFSLDYDGEFANLFGEWNLHVSGKITTENFASNFFGYGNETVNLDDDLDLDYNRVKKSIYQASIGVLKKGNFGSDYGYKAIVEGIEIGNTPGRFISTFSPTTPETDFYSRRFFVALEGNYNYASFDNKIIPTRGMTFKLNVGAKTEPEETKNTYGYLNSDLGFYNALSQNRKLVLKTDLRAQVRFGDDLVFYQAANIGGNNGLRGYRNERFTGRSSLVGSADIRYAFNSFRTATLPLQIGIFTGGDVGRVWFPGDYSNKWHSDFGGGFWVSAADSIQGTFNFFNSTEGLRFTFGFGLSF; translated from the coding sequence ATGACTAAAAATAACATAATTCTAACAATTATTATTTTTCTTTTTATATCAAGTTGTGCAACGTATAAGTCAAAATATAGAGATGAAAACGATAAAAACGCAACATTGCCAAATAAAGAAATTAATAGAAAGTTTTATTTAATTGGTGATGCAGGTAAATCACCAATGAATGGAATGTCTCTTGGACTCCAGGCTTTTAAAAATCATATATCAAATAAGGCTACAAAAAAAGATGTGGCTGTATTTTTAGGTGATAATATTTACCCAGATGGATTACCAGCGAAAGATGAAAAAGGTAGAGCAGAAGGTGAAAACGCATTAAATGCTCAAGTAAAAGCGTTAGAAGGTTTTAAGGGAGATGTTGTGTTTATACCAGGAAACCACGATTGGTATGCAGATGGTGTTAAGGGTGTAAAAAGAGAAGAAAAATATATAGAAAAGGCGCTTGGTAAAAATACTTTTCAGCCAGAAAATGGATGTCCGTTAGAGAGTATAGACATTAGCGAAAAAATACAGTTAATAGTTGTAGATACACAATGGTATTTAGAAAACTGGAATGATACGCCAACAATAAATGATGAATGTGAAATAAAAACAAGAGATCGTTTTTTTGAAGAATTAGAAGGCGAATTAAAAAAAGCACAAGGTAAACGTATAGTATTTGCAATGCATCACCCAATGTATACAAATGCAATTCATGGTGGGCAATATGCAGCAAGAAAACATTTGTTTCCAACGCAAAGTAATGTACCCTTGCCAATTTTAGCATCTTTGTTAGCACAAGTAAGAACTCAAGGTGGTGTATCTATTCAAGACCGTTATAATGAACGTTATAACGAATTAATGAACAGAATTGAAACAATGGCTTTAGAGTACGATAATATTGTATTTGCATCTGGTCATGAGCATACAATGCAATACATTGAAAATAATGGAATACGACAAATAGTTTCGGGTTCTGGGTCTAAAGCTTCTTTTGCGGGCTTAAGCAATAATGGTTTGTTTTCTTCTGGAGAACAAGGGTTTGCAGAGTTAACTTTTTTTAAAGACGGTAGCGCTTGGGTTGGTATTTATTTACAAGAAGAAGGAAAACCTAAGTTAGTGTTTCAACGAGAAGTTATGCCAAAAAACAAAGATGTTTTCGATATAGAAACATTAGAAGATACTTTTCCACAAACCGTGGACGCTTCAATATACACAAAGGAAGAAACCGAAAAATCTGGTGTTTATAAAACACTATTAGGAGATAGATATAGAAAAGTATACAGTACAAATATTAAAGCTCAAGTAGCAACACTAGATACGCTTTATGGAGGTTTAGAAATAGTACGTGCAGGTGGCGGTCACCAAACAAAATCATTAAGATTAAAAACAAAAGATGGAAAAGAATTAAATATGCGAGCACTTAGAAAAAGTGCCACACAATATTTACAAGCTGTTTTATTTAAGGAAACTTATATACAAGATGAATTTGAAAAAACAACAGTAGAAGATTTAATATTAGATTTTTACACGGCAGCACATCCATATGCCTCTTTTGCAATTCCGGAACTGTCTGATGCAGCTCAGGTCTATCATACAAACCCAAAACTATACTTCATTCCAAAACATAAACATTTGGGTGATTATAATGCAGAATATGGTGGTGAATTATACATGATTGAAGAGCGTCCTGAAGAAAATTACACCAACGAAAGAAACTTTGGTTATGCAGACGATATTGAAAGTACTCATGACATTATCGAAAAAGTACGTGAAGACGAAAAATATAAAATAGACGAAAATGCATACATAAGAGCAAGACTTTTTGATATGCTTATAGGTGATTGGGATAGACACCAAGATCAATGGCGTTGGGCACAATTTGATCAAGAAAATGGAGATAAGTTATTTAGACCCATACCTAGAGATCGTGATCAGGTGTTTTCAAATTTTGATGGTGCATTATTAGATATAATGAAGTTTCTTTCTGGATCTACAAAACAACTTCAGGTTTACGATGCAGAACTAAAAGACATTAAGTGGATGAATAGTGCAGGAATAAAACTAGATAAAGTTTTAATTCAAAATTCAGATAAGGAAGCCTGGATGAAACAAGCAAAATTTTTACAGGAAAATATTACAGATGATGTGATTACAAAAGCCTTTAAAAGAATTCCAAAAGAAGTAAGAGATGAGTCTATAACAGAAATTCAAGGCTTTTTAAAAGGACGTAGACAAAACTTATTAGATATTGCAGAACGTTACTATAATTACCTTAACGAACTTGTAATTATTACAGGAACAGATAAAGATGATTTTTTCGAAATAACAAGAACAGGAAACAAAGAAACAAACGTTAAAATTTCAAGAATTATTGATGGTGAAAAAGGAGAAGTTTTAATAGACAGAACATTTAATAGAGACATAACAAAAGAGTTATGGATTTATGGTTTAGATGATGATGATGTGTTTGAAGTATCTGGTAAAGCAAATAACTTAATTTATACGCGAATAATTGGAGGTCAAAATAACGATATCTATAGAATTAAAAATGGAAGACGTGTAAAAGTTTACGACCATAAATCTAAACCTAATACAATAGAAGAAAATAAAGGAGCAGTTATAAAACTATCAGATATTTACAACCATAACCTTTTTGATTTTAATAAAAATATAGTTAACACCAGTACACTAATACCAAATGTAGGTTTTAATCCAGACGATGGAGTATTAATAGGACTATCAACCGTTTTTACTAAAAAAGGCTTTCAGAGAAATCCTTTTTCTCAGCAACACAGGTTCAAATTAGGCTATTTTTTCGCCACTAGTGGCTTTAGTTTAGATTACGATGGAGAATTTGCAAATTTATTTGGAGAGTGGAATTTACATGTTTCTGGTAAAATTACAACAGAGAATTTTGCAAGTAACTTTTTTGGTTATGGTAATGAAACTGTAAACCTAGACGATGATTTAGACTTAGATTATAATCGTGTAAAGAAAAGTATATATCAAGCCAGTATTGGTGTGCTTAAAAAAGGAAATTTTGGTAGTGATTATGGTTATAAAGCCATTGTAGAAGGTATAGAAATAGGAAATACTCCAGGACGTTTTATTTCTACATTTTCACCTACAACACCAGAAACAGATTTTTATTCTAGACGCTTTTTTGTAGCATTAGAAGGAAACTATAATTATGCCAGTTTCGATAATAAAATTATACCTACAAGAGGTATGACTTTTAAATTAAATGTAGGAGCAAAAACAGAACCAGAAGAAACTAAAAATACTTATGGTTATTTAAATTCAGATTTAGGATTTTACAATGCATTATCACAAAACAGAAAATTAGTTTTAAAGACAGATTTAAGAGCTCAAGTAAGATTTGGTGATGATCTTGTATTTTACCAAGCAGCAAATATTGGAGGTAACAATGGATTAAGAGGTTATAGAAACGAACGTTTTACAGGAAGAAGCTCATTAGTAGGTAGTGCAGATATTAGATATGCATTTAATTCTTTTCGTACAGCTACATTGCCATTACAAATAGGAATATTTACAGGTGGAGATGTTGGTCGTGTATGGTTTCCTGGAGATTACTCTAATAAATGGCATAGTGATTTTGGAGGCGGTTTTTGGGTATCTGCGGCAGACTCTATTCAAGGAACATTTAACTTCTTTAATAGTACAGAAGGTTTACGATTCACATTTGGCTTTGGATTATCTTTTTAA
- a CDS encoding Pycsar system effector family protein, which produces MSEIIEKAEKFVLNLFKEQLPNTFIYHDFTHTKRVLKSTKELIENSQINVNEEEILLLAALFHDTGYIKTREGHEEESVIIATNFLEEENVSKDIIDGVNKCIMATKFKDSPNGKLEEIIRDADASHFAKDYFEEASEFLRKEYEVQGIRNYTAKEWLKENISVLTEKHRYYTPYAIKNWQPVKDENLAKLIKRRKKKKAKENKERLKAKYKAQYKNESPERGIQTFYRVALRNHIKLSDIADTKANILLSVNAIIISVVLGNLISKLDTNPYLTYPTAVFTLFCVISMIMSIIATRPNVTSGEFTKEDVENKEVNLTFFGNFHKMGLKEFEWAINELLKDKNYVYTSLTKDLYYLGKVLERKYRILRITYTVFMTGIIISVIFFAYAIKSNPGVDIQDVLEKEEPTALKVNNTKLKNAFYLN; this is translated from the coding sequence ATGTCTGAGATTATTGAAAAAGCCGAGAAGTTTGTCTTAAATTTATTTAAAGAACAGCTTCCAAATACTTTTATATATCACGATTTCACCCACACAAAACGAGTGCTTAAAAGTACAAAAGAATTAATTGAAAACTCTCAAATAAATGTTAATGAGGAAGAAATATTACTTTTAGCCGCTTTATTTCATGACACTGGATATATTAAAACTAGGGAAGGACACGAAGAAGAAAGTGTTATTATTGCAACAAATTTTTTAGAAGAAGAAAACGTCTCTAAAGATATAATTGATGGTGTTAATAAATGCATCATGGCAACAAAATTTAAAGATTCGCCAAATGGTAAATTAGAAGAAATTATAAGAGATGCAGACGCTTCTCATTTTGCTAAAGATTATTTTGAAGAAGCTAGTGAGTTTTTAAGAAAAGAATACGAGGTTCAAGGTATACGAAATTATACTGCCAAAGAATGGTTAAAAGAAAACATTAGTGTTTTAACAGAAAAACACCGTTACTACACTCCATATGCTATAAAAAACTGGCAACCAGTTAAAGATGAAAATCTAGCAAAATTAATTAAAAGAAGAAAAAAGAAAAAAGCGAAAGAAAATAAAGAACGCTTAAAAGCAAAATATAAAGCACAGTATAAAAATGAGAGTCCAGAAAGAGGTATTCAAACCTTTTACAGAGTTGCCTTAAGAAACCACATTAAACTTAGTGATATTGCAGATACTAAAGCCAATATTTTACTATCTGTAAATGCCATTATTATTTCGGTTGTATTAGGTAATTTAATTTCAAAACTTGATACAAACCCATATTTAACTTACCCAACGGCTGTTTTTACTCTTTTTTGTGTAATCTCTATGATTATGTCTATAATTGCTACGCGACCAAATGTAACAAGTGGAGAGTTTACCAAAGAAGATGTTGAAAATAAAGAGGTAAACTTAACCTTTTTTGGAAATTTTCATAAAATGGGACTTAAAGAATTTGAATGGGCAATAAACGAACTTCTTAAAGATAAAAATTACGTCTATACATCACTTACCAAAGATTTATACTATTTAGGAAAAGTTTTAGAGCGTAAATACCGCATACTACGTATAACCTATACTGTATTCATGACAGGAATAATAATATCTGTAATATTCTTTGCTTATGCTATAAAATCTAATCCTGGAGTAGACATACAAGATGTTTTAGAAAAAGAAGAACCTACAGCTTTAAAAGTAAATAATACCAAGCTTAAAAATGCGTTTTATTTAAACTAG
- a CDS encoding cell surface protein codes for MILDLNDNINLPFTLEISFNKLIERYEELANSDDEFIAAKARRILKTQKPFPILRDGFSKTSVLKKHEKEIQVLMQDSFSEVLSLNEIKTASVPYHNFIFNASKRFKKIIKEAGPDFELVIKNMPEDDWYILSCTIIMGFYYNYEINFKRPLYYEIPDKNGIVRIYKILYNADFMEIIPTENAPKLTNDDFDELLDNFENVDLWKEKFPPNSYVSKGFVISNIFDVTDDQSISNIKTTLIGSNKRKTESFMGDFQKVFRSLLGVQDLEVGFSIFNKEENTLMKVHDSSISSFLLKAKEEFKCENLFCHYSYDKILKNKTNFTISNVDKSFENLKDKSPQVKVLKEQGFKSAIFAPIAENGELLAVLELVSKTPKALNSINSNKLVDVMPFILSAVKRSRLDEENLIQAIIQRECTSIHPSVKWKFESAARQFMKEEYNGNENPAFKRISFDNVYPLFGQIDVKGSSEARNIATQKDLALQLKMVDKIVKAAFKKEQLPIFEQLLFQVKAYQKDLKSNFKVDSEQKITQFFKYEIEPLFKFQLKTKPYLTHDVEDYFSKIDNELDVIYFYRKNYDDTISLINKNMSSLLDKKQVEAQAMYPHFFERFKTDGVEHNMYIGEAITKEDSFNEIYLYNLRLWQMQVMIDMETAFYNKQHKYPIALDVASMILVFNQPLSIRFRTDEKHFDVDGTYNARYEVVKKRVDKANIKGTEERITAKGKLTIVYSQQEDEFEYLKYVRFLQSKHKLGDEVEILELEDLQGVTGLKAIRVNVLYQKESNKKEFYTYNDLIKEIKG; via the coding sequence ATGATTTTAGACCTAAACGACAATATTAATTTACCCTTTACGTTAGAGATAAGTTTTAATAAACTTATTGAGCGCTATGAGGAATTGGCAAATAGCGATGATGAGTTTATTGCTGCCAAAGCACGTCGTATACTTAAAACTCAAAAACCATTTCCCATACTTAGGGATGGTTTTAGTAAAACTTCGGTTTTAAAAAAGCATGAAAAGGAAATTCAAGTTTTAATGCAAGATTCTTTTAGTGAAGTATTAAGTCTAAACGAAATTAAAACAGCAAGCGTTCCTTATCATAATTTTATTTTTAATGCATCGAAGCGTTTTAAAAAAATTATAAAAGAAGCTGGTCCAGATTTTGAATTGGTTATAAAAAATATGCCAGAAGATGATTGGTATATTTTAAGTTGTACAATTATAATGGGTTTCTATTATAATTATGAAATTAATTTTAAGCGTCCGCTGTATTACGAAATTCCAGATAAAAACGGTATTGTTAGAATTTATAAAATACTTTATAATGCTGATTTTATGGAAATTATTCCAACAGAAAACGCACCAAAATTAACTAATGACGATTTTGATGAGTTGTTAGATAATTTTGAAAATGTAGATCTTTGGAAAGAAAAATTTCCGCCTAATAGTTATGTTTCTAAAGGATTTGTAATTTCTAATATTTTTGATGTTACAGACGATCAATCTATTTCTAATATTAAAACTACTTTAATTGGAAGTAACAAGCGTAAAACAGAAAGTTTTATGGGTGACTTTCAAAAGGTTTTTAGATCGCTATTAGGAGTTCAAGACTTAGAAGTAGGGTTTTCAATTTTTAATAAAGAAGAAAACACCTTGATGAAGGTGCACGATTCTAGCATAAGTAGTTTTTTATTAAAAGCTAAAGAAGAATTTAAATGCGAAAATTTATTTTGCCACTATAGCTACGATAAAATTTTAAAAAACAAGACAAATTTTACTATATCTAATGTAGATAAAAGCTTTGAGAATTTAAAAGATAAATCGCCTCAAGTAAAAGTTTTAAAAGAGCAAGGTTTCAAAAGTGCCATTTTTGCTCCAATTGCAGAAAACGGTGAGTTATTAGCAGTTTTAGAGCTAGTTTCTAAAACACCAAAAGCTTTAAATAGTATAAACTCTAATAAATTAGTAGATGTAATGCCGTTTATTTTATCGGCAGTAAAACGCTCAAGATTAGACGAGGAAAACCTTATTCAAGCCATTATACAGCGAGAATGCACATCTATACATCCTAGTGTTAAATGGAAATTTGAAAGTGCTGCAAGGCAGTTTATGAAGGAGGAATATAATGGAAATGAAAATCCTGCTTTTAAGAGAATTAGTTTTGATAATGTTTATCCTTTATTTGGGCAAATAGATGTTAAAGGCTCATCAGAAGCCAGAAATATTGCAACTCAAAAAGATTTAGCGCTTCAGCTTAAAATGGTTGATAAAATTGTAAAAGCGGCATTTAAAAAAGAGCAATTACCAATTTTTGAACAATTATTATTTCAAGTAAAAGCCTATCAAAAAGATTTAAAAAGTAACTTTAAAGTAGATAGCGAGCAAAAAATAACTCAATTCTTTAAATATGAAATTGAGCCTTTATTTAAATTTCAGCTTAAAACAAAACCGTATTTAACTCATGATGTTGAAGATTACTTTAGCAAAATTGATAATGAGTTGGACGTTATTTATTTTTATCGTAAAAATTATGATGATACCATTAGTTTAATAAATAAGAACATGTCTTCTTTATTAGATAAAAAGCAAGTTGAAGCACAAGCTATGTATCCTCACTTTTTTGAACGCTTTAAAACCGATGGTGTTGAGCATAATATGTACATTGGTGAAGCAATAACCAAAGAAGATTCTTTTAACGAAATTTACTTATATAATTTGCGTTTATGGCAAATGCAGGTAATGATTGATATGGAAACCGCTTTCTATAATAAGCAACATAAATATCCAATAGCTTTAGATGTGGCTTCTATGATCTTGGTTTTTAATCAGCCCTTATCAATTAGGTTTAGAACAGACGAAAAACACTTTGATGTTGATGGTACTTATAATGCCAGATACGAGGTTGTAAAAAAACGTGTAGATAAAGCAAATATAAAAGGTACCGAAGAACGTATTACGGCAAAAGGGAAACTAACTATTGTTTACTCACAACAAGAGGACGAATTTGAGTACCTAAAATATGTGAGATTTTTACAATCTAAACATAAATTAGGTGATGAGGTTGAAATTTTAGAGTTAGAAGATTTACAAGGTGTAACTGGTTTAAAAGCTATTAGAGTTAACGTTTTGTATCAAAAAGAATCTAATAAAAAAGAATTTTATACTTACAACGATTTAATAAAAGAGATAAAAGGCTAG
- a CDS encoding alpha-amylase family glycosyl hydrolase: protein MKKLILSLAILSVFACKEEKKQEETKVVTEEKVAIQPISASDLETAVIYEANIRQYSPEGTFEAFTKDIPQLKQLGVKVIWLMPVFPISETKRKATGGEDSKFATDFPEAEQDKYLGSYYAVSDFTKINPEFGTIENFRDLVNTAHDNGIYVILDWVPNHTGWDHTWLKTNPEYYTQNDKGEVVHPVDTDWTDVADLNYDNQEMRKAMIADMSYWLTNEGVDGFRCDVAGSVPTNFWEQGIPKLRAKKDIFMLAEAWEPELLKDGLFDMAYGWDRHHAMNAIAKGEKDATEFTTALQTDFNRYEADDILMNFVTNHDENSWNGTIKERMGEAGEMMTALAYVTPGMPLIYSGQEYDLDHRLLFFEKDSFPHTKGKTWKVLEKLATLKQNNAALHGGKASAKYNAIDNGENVISFSRTKENDEVVFIANVSEENVKASLPQKGVYVDYMSNETVELNGDAIPLAKNEYKVLVKK, encoded by the coding sequence ATGAAAAAACTAATCTTATCCCTTGCAATACTTAGTGTTTTTGCTTGTAAAGAAGAGAAAAAACAAGAAGAAACTAAAGTTGTTACAGAAGAAAAAGTAGCAATACAACCTATTTCGGCTTCCGATTTAGAAACGGCTGTTATCTATGAAGCTAACATACGTCAATATTCACCTGAAGGCACTTTTGAAGCTTTCACAAAAGACATTCCGCAGTTAAAACAATTAGGTGTAAAAGTAATTTGGTTAATGCCAGTATTTCCTATTTCAGAAACAAAGCGTAAAGCTACAGGAGGAGAAGATAGCAAGTTTGCAACCGATTTTCCAGAAGCAGAACAAGACAAATATTTAGGTAGTTATTATGCAGTGTCAGATTTTACTAAAATCAATCCAGAATTCGGAACAATTGAAAATTTTAGAGACTTAGTAAATACTGCTCACGATAATGGAATCTATGTGATTTTAGATTGGGTACCAAATCACACTGGTTGGGATCATACTTGGTTAAAAACCAATCCAGAATATTACACGCAAAATGATAAAGGCGAAGTTGTACATCCTGTAGATACAGATTGGACTGATGTTGCCGATTTAAACTACGACAACCAAGAGATGCGAAAAGCAATGATTGCAGATATGAGTTATTGGTTAACAAATGAAGGTGTTGATGGCTTTAGATGTGATGTTGCAGGATCTGTACCAACTAATTTTTGGGAACAAGGAATACCAAAATTACGCGCTAAAAAAGACATTTTTATGCTAGCAGAAGCTTGGGAGCCAGAATTGTTAAAAGATGGTTTGTTTGATATGGCTTACGGTTGGGATAGACACCATGCTATGAATGCAATTGCTAAAGGTGAAAAAGATGCAACCGAATTTACAACTGCATTACAAACCGATTTTAATCGTTATGAAGCAGATGATATTTTAATGAATTTTGTAACCAATCACGATGAAAATTCTTGGAATGGTACCATTAAAGAACGTATGGGAGAAGCTGGTGAAATGATGACTGCTTTGGCTTATGTAACACCAGGAATGCCATTAATTTATTCTGGTCAAGAATACGATTTAGACCATAGATTACTGTTTTTTGAAAAAGATAGTTTCCCGCATACCAAAGGTAAAACATGGAAGGTATTAGAAAAATTAGCAACACTAAAGCAAAACAATGCTGCTCTACATGGTGGAAAAGCTTCCGCTAAATACAACGCTATTGATAATGGTGAAAATGTAATTTCTTTTTCAAGAACCAAAGAAAATGACGAAGTGGTATTTATTGCAAATGTTTCCGAAGAAAACGTAAAGGCAAGCTTACCTCAAAAAGGAGTCTATGTAGATTATATGTCTAACGAAACAGTAGAATTAAATGGCGATGCAATTCCTTTAGCTAAAAATGAATATAAGGTTTTAGTTAAAAAATAA
- a CDS encoding alpha-amylase family glycosyl hydrolase — MKKSILLIALSILVFGCKTDKKANQGIAENKKKEDAKTPFVWDAANVYFLLTDRFNNGDKANDVNYGRTKETAVLRGFEGGDLQGITQKIEDGYFTNLGINAIWMSPIVEQIHGATDEGTGNTYGFHGYWTKDWTNIDANLGTKEDLQNLVDAAHKKGIRVLLDAVINHTGPVTEQDPVWPSDWVRTDPQCQYDNYENTVTCTLVKNLPDIKTESNEAVELPPQLVEKWKAEGRYDEEVAELDAFFKATGYPRAPRFYIMKWLSDYITDFGIDGYRVDTVKHTEAFVWQEFKDVCDNAFAEFKQQNPNKVLDDNTFYLVGEVYNYGISAGKAFDFGDKKVNYFDDAFNSLINFEFKWNAAQQTYEEQFKKYDSLLHTSLKGYGVLNYLTSHDDGQPFDKNREKTYETATRLLLSPGAAQVYYGDESARDLTIEGTVGDATLRSFMNWNEIAYQQDLLIHWQKLGQFRRNHPSVGAGKHSMLSNTPYLFSRSYTNGNFKDEVIIGIDIPKGKHTIDVSSVFKEGAQIKDFYSGEILEVTNGKITIDTESNILLLENIK; from the coding sequence ATGAAAAAGAGCATACTTTTAATCGCATTATCTATTCTTGTTTTTGGTTGTAAAACTGATAAAAAAGCAAATCAAGGTATCGCAGAAAATAAGAAAAAAGAAGACGCTAAAACCCCTTTTGTTTGGGATGCTGCAAACGTTTATTTTTTATTAACCGATCGTTTTAATAATGGCGATAAAGCCAATGACGTAAATTATGGAAGAACTAAAGAAACTGCTGTTTTACGTGGTTTTGAAGGTGGCGATTTACAAGGAATCACGCAAAAAATTGAAGACGGTTATTTTACCAATTTAGGAATCAATGCCATTTGGATGTCACCAATTGTAGAACAAATTCATGGCGCAACCGATGAAGGTACTGGAAATACGTATGGATTTCATGGTTATTGGACTAAAGATTGGACCAATATTGATGCCAATTTAGGAACCAAAGAAGATTTACAAAACCTGGTGGATGCTGCACATAAAAAAGGCATTCGTGTGTTGCTAGATGCAGTTATCAATCACACAGGTCCTGTTACAGAGCAAGATCCTGTTTGGCCAAGCGATTGGGTTAGAACAGATCCACAATGTCAATACGATAATTACGAAAACACCGTAACGTGTACCTTAGTAAAAAACCTTCCAGACATTAAAACAGAGAGCAACGAAGCAGTTGAATTACCACCACAATTGGTAGAAAAGTGGAAAGCCGAAGGTCGTTATGACGAAGAAGTTGCAGAATTAGATGCTTTTTTTAAAGCTACAGGTTATCCTCGTGCACCTCGTTTTTATATCATGAAATGGCTAAGCGATTACATTACAGATTTTGGTATTGATGGTTATCGAGTAGATACCGTTAAACATACCGAAGCTTTTGTATGGCAAGAGTTTAAAGACGTTTGTGATAACGCTTTCGCGGAATTTAAGCAGCAAAACCCAAACAAAGTTTTAGATGATAATACTTTTTACTTGGTTGGAGAAGTGTATAACTACGGAATTTCAGCAGGAAAAGCTTTCGATTTTGGAGATAAAAAAGTCAACTATTTTGATGATGCTTTTAATAGTTTAATCAATTTTGAATTTAAATGGAACGCTGCACAGCAAACCTACGAAGAGCAATTCAAAAAATACGATAGTCTTTTACATACTAGCCTTAAAGGTTATGGTGTTTTAAACTATTTAACGTCTCATGATGACGGGCAACCTTTCGATAAAAACAGAGAGAAAACCTACGAAACTGCAACACGATTATTACTATCTCCTGGAGCTGCACAAGTTTATTATGGAGACGAATCTGCAAGAGATTTGACTATAGAAGGCACTGTTGGAGATGCTACTTTAAGAAGTTTTATGAATTGGAATGAAATAGCATACCAACAAGACTTGTTAATCCATTGGCAAAAATTAGGTCAGTTTAGACGTAATCATCCTTCGGTTGGAGCAGGAAAACATAGCATGCTAAGCAATACACCTTACCTTTTTAGCAGAAGCTATACCAATGGAAATTTTAAAGATGAGGTCATTATTGGTATTGATATTCCTAAAGGAAAACATACTATTGATGTGTCTTCAGTTTTTAAGGAAGGAGCACAAATTAAAGACTTCTATTCTGGAGAAATTCTAGAAGTTACAAACGGAAAAATCACAATAGATACAGAGTCTAACATCCTATTATTAGAAAATATTAAATAA